Within Hypomesus transpacificus isolate Combined female chromosome 10, fHypTra1, whole genome shotgun sequence, the genomic segment TCAAACTAAAGAATGCATTCTGGCCTTCGAGACAAGCATCAGCCTGACTATGTTAGCGTTAGCTTAGCCATCTAGCACCGAGGTCTTGGAGCTGCTGGTATTGTGATGTGAAACCCTTATCCAAACTTACCCCTTTGAGTCTCTTGACAAGAGCATTTTTCTGTCCACTTTTAGGAAGACCTCTCTCCTCTAGCGCAGCTTTTAAATCGGCTACCCTTAAAGAATGGAGCGGCCTCCCGTCCAGCGTTACGTCTTCGAGGTCCGCCATTTTCCCTTCCTCTAGCTCGTTCGCTCCGCAGTTACGCCTTCCTTTCCAACGTCACCCAGTTGATGACTTCCGTCAATGGGAAATTGtttgatcaaaatgtatatCCAAATGGAAAAAAACACGTTTTGCTTTGGTTttaatgcaattctggaaaatTTATATTAAATGATCGTCCATCTAATCATGGTTACTTGCACTTCTTTGTTACTGTATTTTGTTAATATTACAAAAAGTTCATACCATATTACAGTCATCTATTTGCGCACTTTGCGCAACTTTGATGTCCTAAGGTATGTTGTCCTTCGACAAACGGCACATACAACCATCATgaactagctaacgttagctaggctAGTTAGCTGCTAAATTTAATAGATGTTACTCTTTCGTTTCTAAGTAAACTTGCTCTACATAATGAGTAACACAAGGTGACCGGTATAAAATAATGCGGTGAGAAAACCATTGCTTCTGTAATTATCTAGTTAGGTACTGTAGACTAGATAGAGCTATCTAAAGCCACCACTGTCTCAACTGAATCAGCAATTGTGTTAGCCAGAAAGCTATCCAGGTAGAGCAGAATAGTGGATTATTGACTAGCTAGGTGGGTTTATAAAGTTCTTGGCTATTTAATAAAAATCAAAATAAATGGGTGCCATCACTAACTAGTCAGATAGGTGTAGTTATGATTTTAATGCATTGAAAATTAGACTACACTACTTAACATTTTACCTTGTATTGTGTAGTACTTTAAGTTCAACATGTCACTGTTTCAGCACCATTTAGAATGTTTATAATCTTGCTCTTTTTTTGTGAAGATGTCCTGGTTCTTTCACGTCAACCAAGGCTCAAACCAGCAGCCCCCTGACCGGATGCCCTCCACTACAGAGAACCTGTCTTCACCTAGCCTGACAGACTTCCCATTGCCTCCACAAGGCTCAGTACCTCTCAGCTTGGAGACCTTATCATGTTGCTCACTGAACTCTGTGGCTAGTAGAGAGCTGATGCCACTGTCTTACGTTACTCTTCAAGAGCAGAGATGTGTGTTGAGCTGGTTTCTAGGTTGGGGCACCGCCCAGAGGGAACGGTTCCTTCAGGACCTTTTGGGGAAAGCTGTGCCAGGAAAAGTGTGCACTCTCCTGGATTCACTGAGCACTCTTCAGGTAAACTTGTTTTTCATTTACTCCAAATTATGTCACGTATTTGCATGTGTAAAAGCTGTTTTTGTCAATGTCCCCAAACATAAATAAAAACGAAACATTACTCTGGAATGTATTCTTTATATTGTTTCAAGGTTATGGACAGACCACCAAATATATTTGAATGCCAGCTGCGCCTCTGGACCCAATGGTTTGAATCCTGGAGTGAGGAGGAAAGAAACAGCTTCTTGCACATCTTAGAAGAGAGGGACCCCATTTTTGTTGCACACTTTTACAGAGGTGTAGCTGGGACAGCGGGCAAGGAATGACAGATAATGATGAGAAATGTTGTTGATTGTGAAGGACACGGATTTAGGAGATGTTGTCTCACTGAAACAAGTGATGTTTGAATAATCAAATTGTGCAAGAGTTAATGAGCTAACTGTATGAAAAAAGATAATCTGTGTTGTAAACTGACTTTTTTGTTTGGACTATCAAATCTTATCCCCATGTATCAGTTGGGATTCAACTGGAAACAACATATAAATACCTTTAAAGGTAACTTTCATAATGATTTTGAACAGTTTTGTATAAAGAATTAAACTCAATTTAGGTAATCACAATATGTTCTTTATTGTTGTCTTGAATGTCCACAGAATTAGAACAGCAATTAATGATTGGCATACAACTGTGTCCTTATTTAGGCATAGGTAGGGTACCAGTGTGTCATACATTTGTGAATGTTTTACTTCCCATTTTAATGGGGTTCTGAAGTTTAAATtgggttaaaaaaaataaaataattatgaTTGATGGTGAGTGGTTTGACTCAGTATTGAGTCCATGTCTGAAGTGCATACAGCTACAGTGCTGTATAGGTTGATCATACTTTGAACTGGAAAAGCCTTATTCCTGCATGGGTAAagttagtgttttggtttagAAAACAACGTAtacaatgtttttgtttattaaTACCACTTAGTAATGGCAACTTACTTTGGTTCATACATCTTCACGGCTTGATGatatagtagcctacaatgcaTTCACTGTTACAAATGACCAATTCTGCCTAAATAATATTGGATGAATCAGTGCTTAAAGTGGTAGAGCTTTAACCATTTCATTAAAGTAATTCTGATACTTTATGTTTACTGTATCCATGAAACTGACCCTACTGAACTGAACATGAATAGAGTTTTATTTTAACCTGTCTCAACACAGGCATAGGTGAATGGAGGTTTTTGAGTGCATGGGTGGCCTGTGAATGAGTACAGGTGATCAATGGCAGTGGCATCATGGAAATAAATCAACCCATTCTCACACTGTGTATGTCCAGTGCCATAGCTAAGGTAATCTCTGTTAAATGTACTTTATTGGCATTGATACATAGACATTTAACAGTAGATAACTATGTTATCACAATTTCTTTTAGATGTCATGAAGTGACCAGATTTTCACCTGTTTCTCTGATGCTGTAACATTCAAAGATCCCTGCAGAGTGATATCTATGCTCTTAAGAACATCCAACAATTTACATCATTTGATATTGCAATATGAAGGTTATAAAAGGAAGAAAAATAGCTTTCCAGTGCTTACATTTTATGGATTGTATAGTTTATCACAGCCTATAATCACAGTTCTAATCATAGCTAAATGTATTTCTAAAGAAACGTCCTTTCAAAGACCATTGTACCAATACATGAATATGCACATAAATCATACATATTTTCTGTCAATACAAATCACATTTCATTACAGTCAGTATTACATTGTGATTAGTCACAGCTTTGTTTATCTTTCTGTGAATACTGCTCCAAATTTGACATTCAATGGCCTAGTATTACATTCTCTTATACATGCATTACCCACTAGTCAGATATAAATGTATAGATGAGTACAGTTGACTATGTGTGGTGAGGAAAACATGCTGTAGCTATGACATGGAATGTCGGTGGTGCTTAGAAACGTCCACTGGCAAGGTTAAGAGCGAACCGTGGGACCCGAAGGAATGAAGGCACTACAGGGGAGAGCCAGGACAAATATGGAACCTGGGTCAAAAGGAATTTGATCGAGGTGTAGTCTGTCACACTGCGGCCTGTAAATAAAGAGCGATCGTTTTATACAGTGAATGGAGGTGTCCAGAAGGTAAATCAACTATCTCACAGCATGTGTATCTCACCATCAACATCTTTTATTCCATAGCGTCTTGCCAGATCAGAGGTCATCAACACTTTTCCAGTTAGCGACATCAAGTTCTTATCTTCAACACatcacaaaaaacacaaattcaagagagaaaataaaaagaTAACTACAACTGCTGAGATTATATAACTTGACATGACAAAATGTTACATAGCCACTGTCCTACCACCTTTAAGGCCTAAATAACAGAAGGATGACTTTGCAATAGTTTCATTAGGTATTAATCTGTTTGGGAGGAATGTGTACACCATTCATATATCTGCCTTTTATAGTATTAGGTACCTGAATCAATTTCTAAAGAAAGTAAGAAACTGTACCTTTTGCCAGCTCCACAATACACCTCCCACTAAGCTCTGTGGTTTCTCCGCTGGCAAACACATCTTTGAACTGAAAAGGTGTTTTACATACAAACATTGAATAGACAGTAAACTGTACATTTCTCTGAAAGTTACATTTGTGAAGACAAAAATAACATTACCTATAATATGGAGCTACCAGACTGTGGATGATTTGTAAAGACAAGTTACGTATTCTGGTtataatacaatacaatagtTCATCTACCTTAGGATCAACACCAACTGGTGTGTCCTTCTCAATGATGAGTTGTGACACCAACTCAGTTTGGACTGCCCCTGGCCACAAGCTGACAGACGCTACTCCTCTGCTCTTGAGCTCAAATGCTGTGTCTGCTGCCAACCTGTCACACTGGAGTGGTGTGGGAAGTTAGACTTGGAGCTTAGGTTCAGAACAATGGGAATACTTTGATTGTTCATGTTTGAACTAGCATGTCAAACATACAGTTTAAGTCATGTACTTTCTGGAGGACTCACCGCCGCCTTGCCAACACCATATGGCACGTTGAAGAGATATTTCAACCCTCCCATAGAAGAGATGACTACAATCAAGCCTCTGCCCTGAGCCACCATAATCCGTGATGCATACACAGAGCAGAAATAGTGTCCCCTGAATAACACAAAATGCAGTCTTATCCTACTGTTATGTAATAGAATGTGAATTTGTTCATCAGTTTGTTTGAATATCAGTATCAGTTATTAGTATAAAGTTACTACTGGTATTTAATTAAAGACTAGAGTTTTCAAGTTGAAGTCCTGGATGTCTTAAGGTGTTGTAATCTTGAAACTACTAATTGTGAGGAGGGCATGACTAGGCAGAATCAGTCAGCTGACCTACCTAAGGCCTGTGTTGTTTATGGTATCCCATATGGATGGATCAGTTTCCCAAAACTTCTTTCCCATGTTTTCAAAAATGGCCTGGAATTGAATATTATGACAGATAATTAGTCATGTTATTCTACTGAGCCATAAAAGTTGTAGACAACTCAAGCAAGGGTTAAATAAATGAATCAACAGAAATATTCAAGAGTTGTGCCGCTCACATGTACTCCAGCATAAGCATTGTTGACAAGAATGTCCAATCTTCCATTTTGTTCACGTGTGATTTGTTCAAACAGGTCTTtgatttcttcttcttttgaaGAATCACAGATCACAGGCACACAATTCCCACCCCTCTCTTTTACCTGCCATTAAAAGGATAAACAAAACTAAAcatgattcaaacaaacaatagtcagaaaacaaaagaaaatggcTCATTATATGGTAACAAACTATCAAACTGCAAACACATTCACTTTTGCAACATTACATGAGGATATGTGCTGGAAAACTGTTTATCCCTGGCTTGGAGACAATTGATAATTAAGTTATTTATGCAATCGCCTCACCTGAGCTGCAGTTTCTTTCAAAGTCCTCTCCTGGCGCCCAGTGATGTAAACTGTGGCTCCTGCCTCTGACAACTGCAGGGCGATGCCCCTACCAATCCCCCTTGAAGCCCCTGTTACCAAACATACCCAGCCAGATAGAGCCATCTACTGGTGGGGCAGAGTAAATACAAGTTCGACTTTGTGACTAGTTTAACTGGACTACACTAAGGATATATTCTGATACGAGTACACTGTAGCAACAAAAATATTATATTAAATTGACTAGAAGATGAAGCTGTGCATTCTTGACAGTCAACAAATACATTCTTATCGCGCAGAATATCTGTCTGCACAATAACACGTATCGTAGAAATCGTAGTAATAATAAGTAGGACGAACGCAGTCAAATGAttaatgttgttgttggtaTGCTAAGCGTTGGCAATGAGTGTAATAAACTCGCCCTTTTCAGTAGTTAGCTAGGCACAAACTTGACTTTTATCAGTTGACAGCAAGCTAGCTCTACCGCTACGTGACATTATTATTACATGATTAGCGAGGCTACGTCGTTGTCTTCCTCTACTTCAGCTATTGACGTGGCGTCAGGCAGCAATCCAGTCCAAATTTCGACATGCACAATTGTGTAAACTGTAAAGTATGAATCACTTGGCAGATTTGTGTCGTGTACACATTGTAATCACCCTTCGAACCttttaaacagacagacacgtaGTTTGCCAAATAATTTGACTTAAGAGCAAAATGCAATCAGATAAGAAACCTTATTACGCATGACATTATTAATCTAGGCTACACATGAAAAGAAACACATAAACGTATATTTATAAAACACAGCGTGTAAAATTACAACCACTGATTCTTACGTCGACAGTTCCAAGTGCCAAGTCTGTGCACGGCGTTGACGAAGACTTCCCTCTTTAATTTACAGTAAGGCTACGATTAACCGAAGTCGCgtagtcctgtctgttggcaaGGCTAAAATCGACTCGTATAGGTTCAAACTCTTAACTTGTCGCTGGCACAGCTCATGAAAATGATATGTAAATCAGCCGGTGACGCCCCTTCAACCACCGTAACATATCTAAAAGCCACCTTTGTTTTATTCATTTCAGAGATCGAATGGACGAAGGCCTGTACAACTACGCCTAAACAAAATCGTACGAAGAGGAAAATAATTAAGTCAACACATAGTTATTAATATTGTACATGAATGGAGTTTGCATGTGTTCAGACAAGTAGGCCTTCTTGACTCAAAAGCATTGCAGTCAGCTGTAGATGGGACATTCATGATATTCATGATTTAAACagtatataggcctatgcctaaATAGATGTAGCCTAATCGTGAAAAGCTTCTTAATGGTCATTTTTGCTTCTTGAAACCCAGAGTAGGGTTTTGGGTTCACCAATCACAGGAATACAATTCTATGGGAAACTTGCAGTACAGTGATATGAGCCATTGGCTACATTGTAATTTTTTGGGTGGAAATTATAATTGTGTTGTAATAGTAATGCAGTTACAGTTAGTTGTTGAGAAAGTTAAAAACATGTTGTGCTATAAGACAATTTGGTTAGCCAATGAGAAAGCTGTATCCTTGTGTGCTGTAACTTTTCATGCTGATAATATGAAGAAGAGCCTGTTGTGTGCAGTACATTGCTGCAGAGCTTGTTATCTTAGTATAAAGGGCCTGTCCGTGGGGGAGTTCTTCATCTGAGCTTCACAGACTATGTACTCTGTGGCTTCTAGTCCCTTTCTGCAGAATTcattgaataaataaatacttatacaaaatacattttaacagCTTTGGGTTTAGATTCTCGGACTCCCATCACAAATATTTCacatttaaagcaatacaataaaaacattgtgggggggggggggggggggggggggagggttgttGGTGCACTCTACTGGTATCAGGAGGATATCCTTCGTCCAGGTTAAGTCGTCACAAAGTTTAACTTTTATTTACTCTGCCCCACCAGTAGATGGCTCTATCTGGCTGGGTATGTTTGGTAACAGGGGCTTCAAGGGGGATTGGTAGGGGCATCGCCCTGCAGCTCTCAGAGGCAGGAGCCACAGTTTACATCACTGGGCGCCAGGAGAGGACTTTAAAAGAAACTGCAGCTCAGGTGAGCGAGATTGCATAAATAACTTAATTGTCAATTATCTCCAGGCCAGGGGTCAACAGAGTTTTCCAGCATGTATCCTCATTTAATGTTGCAACAGtgatggtgtttgtgttttgataGTTTGGCACCATAAAGGAGACTGATGTGTTTTGTTTTCTGACTATTTTGTAGTGAATTTGAACCTTTTTTAATGGCAGGTAAAAGAGAGGGGTGGGAATTGTGTGCCTGTGATCTGTGCTTCTTCAGATAAAGAAGAAATCAAAGACCTGTTTGAACAAATCACACGTGAACAAAATGGAAGATTGGACATTCTTGTCAACAACGCTTATGCTGGAGTACATGTGACGGCACAACTCTTGAATATTTCTGTTGATTCATTTCTTTTACACTTGTTTGAGTAGCCAACTTCCAGGTCTCAGTAGAAAAACATGACTAATTATGCCACAACATTCAATGCCATCTTATTTTTGAAAGCATGAGACAGAAGTTCTGGAAAACTGATCCATCCATATGGGATACCATAAACAACACACACCTTAGGTAGGTCAGCTGATTCTACCTTGTCATGTCCTCCTCACAATTAGTCATT encodes:
- the c10h14orf119 gene encoding uncharacterized protein C14orf119 homolog, whose translation is MSWFFHVNQGSNQQPPDRMPSTTENLSSPSLTDFPLPPQGSVPLSLETLSCCSLNSVASRELMPLSYVTLQEQRCVLSWFLGWGTAQRERFLQDLLGKAVPGKVCTLLDSLSTLQVMDRPPNIFECQLRLWTQWFESWSEEERNSFLHILEERDPIFVAHFYRGVAGTAGKE
- the dhrs1 gene encoding dehydrogenase/reductase SDR family member 1 — protein: MALSGWVCLVTGASRGIGRGIALQLSEAGATVYITGRQERTLKETAAQVKERGGNCVPVICDSSKEEEIKDLFEQITREQNGRLDILVNNAYAGVHAIFENMGKKFWETDPSIWDTINNTGLRGHYFCSVYASRIMVAQGRGLIVVISSMGGLKYLFNVPYGVGKAACDRLAADTAFELKSRGVASVSLWPGAVQTELVSQLIIEKDTPVGVDPKFKDVFASGETTELSGRCIVELAKDKNLMSLTGKVLMTSDLARRYGIKDVDGRSVTDYTSIKFLLTQVPYLSWLSPVVPSFLRVPRFALNLASGRF